From the genome of Salmo salar chromosome ssa29, Ssal_v3.1, whole genome shotgun sequence:
TaattttatgctacacaaagatacatAACAAACAGTTTTCtataatccaatctgttagtaattGGATGTATTTCACccattactgagatggttgttccagtttagatgactaaggtagtctcagtattcaatcttccctaccctggcagtcattctgaatgcaggttgcaggtGATTAACAATTCCACaattggatatcctaactctggctggattgcAATAGGAATTATAGATAATtttgcaaaccagcataatgtgacttgcaggcctgatgtggcttgTAAACCAGGAGATTCCTAACACCACTATGTTAGGGTATAATTAGGCCCTCAAATAAAGGCCTTATGATAATTACATTTTAAAggctaataaggctggtggaaccATTCATAGAGGATTCTAGGAAGAACCCTCCAAAGATGAAAGGTTTCTCGCCAGAACCCTTCACAGAcggttctaggaagaacctttAGATTATAAAATGGCTCTAGGTAGaaccatatacagggggttcttTGATGAACCCTACATAGATAGGgcacctgagtggcgcagtgctagaggcgtcaccacagaccctggttcgatcctgggctgtaccacaaccggctgtgattgggagtaccatagggtggtgcacaattggcccagcgttgtctgggttaggggaagaTTTGGCCGGAGTAgcctgtcattgtaaaataagaatttgttcttaactcacttgcctagttaaataaagcttacataaaacattttttttttaaagaacccTCTGCATAGGGTTCTAcccagcaccaaaaagggttcccctatgggAACAAACCAAAGAACCCTGTGTGGTTctacttagcacctttttttttcTCAGAGATTAGTGGTAATCTGTGTGATCCTTGTGTGGTAGATTTAGGCCCAGTTCCATTTATGTTCTTATCCTGTTACTTCTATACAGCATGCTATATTATGTGTTGATTGCCAGGTGAAAAGGGAAGTGGGAGATGTGACAATCCTGATAAACAATGCAGGCATTGTCACAGGGACGAAGTTCATGAGTGCTCCCGACAGCCTGATTGAGAAGTCGATGGAGGTCAACTCCAATGCTCACTTCTGGGTGAGTTGGAATTTTATCATGAACATTTTGCATTTTTCTAcgacaagtcaaatcaaatctaatctaaTTTCATTTGTCAAATGCCtcgtatacaacaggtgtagactaacagtgaaatggttaagggtccttttccaaccatgcagagttaaagataagatataagaaatagaaaatagaaatagtgacacgaggaataaatacacagtgaataatgaaaaacaataacatggctatatacagcgagtaccagtaccgagttgataTGCAGGGATACGAGgcaattgaggtagctatgtacatatcgGTAAGGGTAAAGTGATAATAGactgagcagtagcagcagcgtatgtggtgtgtgtgtgtgtgtgtgtgtgtgtgtgtgtgtgtgtgtgtgtgtgtgtgtgtgtgtgtgtgtgtgtgtgtgtgtgtgtgtgtgtgtgtgtgtgtgtgtgtgtgtgtgtgtgtgtgtgtgtgtgtgtgtcagtatgcatgtgtgcgcatttcatgtgtgtgtgggcgtagtgcgtgtatgtgtgtgttggtgtgtcagtgtaagtatgtgtgagtgtgtggttatagaccagtgtgtgtgcatagagtcagtgcaagagagttagttCAAAAAAGGGCcaatgcaggtagtccgggtagggttagggttagggttgggaggcTTGGGCTTGGGAGttaaagctgttcagggtcctgttggttccagacttggtgcactggtaccgcttgccatgcagtagcagagagaacactctatggcttgggtggctggagtctttgaaaatatTTTGggcctgacaccgcctggtatagaggtcctggatggcagggagcttggcccagCGATGTACTGTGTcgtactcaccaccctctgtagcaccttgcggaatgggtgccttgcagttgccgtaccaagcggtgatgcagccagtcagatgctctcaatggtgcagctgtagaactttttgcggATCTGCAGTGCCATCTTTTCAAGTCTAAGCGTAAAAGAGTAGCAAAGGGAATGATAGCATAGGGAATGATAGATGGCCTAAGCCCGCAGGATGTGCCAGACCAGCCTATGGAAATAGCTCtaaacataacacaacatgctcaTATCAATAAAGGTGTAAGataaacataaaataaaaaaatacttagACAAGGAGAGACAAAGAACATGTACAAATATCATTGCCCATGGGGATTTTTTAATTATATGCATAGCATGTTGCCAGCAAAGTAATTCTCAACCATGATCATCTGTTTTTCCCCAGACTTACAAGGCGTTTCTCCCTGCAATGATAGCCAGTAACCATGGTCACCTGGTGAGCATCGCCAGCTCTGCTGGACTGATTGGAGTCAACGGCCTGGCAGGTTAGATATACTCATCTCACTCACTACCCCTCTAAAGTGGGATATAAATATTTCACCCAACATCACATACCCATGTACTGGTTAGTTTGTGATAACAAAAAGTGTGAGTGTGAACACTCAGAGTAATGCATTCCCAttcctctactctctgtctgtGCTCAGATTACTGTGCCAGTAAGTTTGCGGCTGTGGGCTTCGCTGAGTCTGTGGCGCTGGAGCTGCTAGCGACAAAGAAAAATGGAGTGAAGACCACCATCGTGTGTCCCTTCTTCATTAACACGGGGATGTTTGACGGCGCTATCACCAAGTGGGTCCACCgttctgacatacacacacatacccagaACACGTTTTGCTACCATGAGCTCTGTTAGAGGAAGTGCTGCGACTGTAGACACAATATGGAAATGTCTACAATGTAGCACTGCGCTATGTGTAGTAGCAGTGTGTAGCTAAGCAATAAAATGCTTGCTCTGCTTCACTTTGCTTGGCAGTGAAATTCTACTTTGTAACTGTCTTGAGCAGTAAGTTTATTCGATTTAGACCAGGGTGTGGAAATACAGTTAATGGCAGTATACCATGGTGTGTAGATGACCTTCAATTATTGTCTAGGCCGGGGCAACCTCGCCCTACTAGTTATGTGACACCACCATAGATGCCATGGAGCCAGCTCTACCTGGACTGCCTAGGGCCATGTCCTTTGATGTCGCTAGTGATCATCGCCgtttgagtggtgtgtgtgtgtgtgtgtgtgtgtgtgtgtgtgtgtgtgtgtgtgtgtgtgtgtgtgtgtgtgtgtgtgtgtgtgtgtgtgtgtgtgtgtgtgtgtgtgtgtgtgtgtgtgtgtgtgtgatgtcagaATGAGTTAACAACAATGCCAGCGTCCCTAAGTCTTGCTCTTAAGCTCTTTGGGCCCTTCCATTTTCTCACTTTATTATTCATGCTGCTTGGTTCTGCTTTTTACTGGCCACAGAGCAGAGTAATGCCTACCACATCCTGttactcagatacacacacacacatacacacactgtaacaTTTCTGAACAAAAGTCAGGACCTAATCACAATGAGATTTGAATGAGATTGTGATGCTCTGATGTTGAAAGTCCCCACACAAAAGTCCTGTTTTTATCAAGTTGCTacaatggttttaaaaaaatgtatgggtTCCTTTGACAAAGTAACAGCCCTTGATTTCCAAAGAGATATTTGTTCTCCAAAGTTTCTGGGTTTTATGTCTTTTAAGGAACAGACTGAAGGCAGAAACTGATTACAAAGTACAACGTTCATCGTGGCATAACATTTTGAAGGATTTGAAGTGAAATGAGAAAGGGGCTTAGACAATCATTTTTGAAGGCGTCAGTGCATGCAGTGTGTTTTTAGATGTAGATTCACACTAGAGAGTGCCAGCCCATTACTTTGAACTGCTGATCAGTGAGAGAAATGATTTGTTTGGTTTTGGGTGCTTCCTGCAGATGGCCCGTTCTCATGCCCATCCTGGAACCTGACTATGTGGCCAAAAGGATCGTCCGTGCTATCCAAACTGACCAAGTGTACCTGTATATGCCTCGGATCCTCTACCTTGTCCTCGCCCTCAAGAAGTAAGAACTGTACCAAACACTATGCAGGATTTACTAAATGGAACCCCGGGCCCTAGCTGCTACCTCCCCAGCTCCAGTCGTCTCTTAGGTTTAGATGTAATCAAACAGGTTTCTATATCTTTGTTTACACAACCACAGCAGTCATGtgtcatatttaaaaaaaatcagcatCTACCAGTGGAGGGGGTCTACCTGCTACTAGTACCCAAAAGCATTCTGCATTTTTGTTCGACTGCCGGGTAAAACAGATACATTCCATTCTACTTGAAATATACTAATTGAGGACTCATAAAgaaaagggaagggaaagggggatacccagtcagttgtacaactgaatgcattcaactgaaatgtgtcttaaaAGTGTATTTATTTGTTAAGGCATTATTATGATCCACCCAACACTGACTTTCAAACCTTTGTAATCAGCAATGACCTAGATTGTTGACACAACAAAAATGTATGGAGAGGATGCAACAGATGAAACTGTTGACACTGTGGACTGAGAACAGTGGTGTAGTGAAGGGTAAACTCACGTTAACGCAGTTCACGCACCTTTTTTATTTTGGCAAGCGGATACCCAACTTTTGCGcaaaaaatgcattgaaagtatagggaGCGTTATTTTAACCAAATCCACATTGCAGGAGTTTTACATCAACATAGAAACATGGTGGTTAAATAAAACAGCAGAATGGTTTAGGGACCTATGTGTGCGTAGAAGCGGGAGTTGGGTCAATAAAGCCACTGCATGCATAAACATTGTTCACTAAACTGGACAGACACGGTATGAATGCAGATGAGCAAGCCTTCATTGTGTCAAACGGTGTGGGGGCTATAAGCAAAAGTGCAAATACTTCTATCACAGGGACTGAGCTTGAGAGTGgagtgagagagattgagagctGGAACATGTTGTTTGTGGTGGTGTTTGCCTAAACACTAGAGATTGCTCTAGAAATCTGAGTGATTCATGCAGGCCTGCCACAGAGGATACTTGACCTGACAGCTGCCTAGGTGGAAAGGTGCATGTGTAAACAAAGAGTAGGGAGGAGGTTGCGTGAGAGACAAGAGTCGAAGGCGAGTAGCGGGTAGTGGGCACAAAacgcacacgcaaacacacaaataaatgcacgcacgcaacacacacatacgtacagtACACTCGACCGCACGCACATACACCTTTCCGATATGTACATGAACTCGCATACACCCACACATGTGTACTTATTTCACACAATAAACATGAACACGCTCACAGAAACAAGGTGACATACACCACACGATTACATGTCAAAATAACTGTTTATGTACCTCTAGCAGTTATGCCATGTTTATATAGTGTTTAAGGAAATGCTACGAATGCTTTGGATTGTAGTTCATGTTCATAATTTATATCAAACActataaacacaagcattggTTTCAGAGGTGGTAGGGGAAGGTCATAACACGTGAGTGATTAcaacacagcctagacaggaacTGAGAATGTAGACAGACATTTTCTCTACCACAGACTGCTTCTCTGCTGTAACATTGGGACAAAGTTGCACTGTTTAGTAGGACTATGACCCCATTGCAAGTGGGGAATAATATTTCAACATCCCCCCCCCACATACTTGCTAATCTGAGCACAGTGTTTTATCTAAGGATTCACTGACATTAATTCTAAACTGCATCTGGGCCCTTCAGTACCTTCATACAGGCGTAAAACTCCCACTCTTAATGGTGCATTTTTTAAGAAATCCTATTGCTAATTACTAATTGCAACTAATTTAATGAAAATGTATTCCTTGAATTTGATTGAAGTGCCAAAAATGCATAAATTGGAGAGATGATTAACTCACAAAAGAACCTGGATTCTAAGGTGGACATTTAGTCAGTTGGGCTTTAGCTGGAAAGCCCTCCATGAATGAgagcacctcagagagagagagggagagagagagggagataggagagaaagagagataagagagaaagagcaagataggaaagagaaagagagagagagaggagagagagagagatgactcacCTCCTATTCCTCCTGTATCAATTGTAATCAAGCTCTACTTCTGTATGGAAATCTGTATGGAAATCTGCACACTGCCACAAAGCCTTTGATGGTTCCTATTGTACATTTTTCCGAAAAAATGATTGTAAAAGTTAATGTGGTGC
Proteins encoded in this window:
- the sdr16c5b gene encoding epidermal retinol dehydrogenase 2 translates to MNFALETLQVLALSIYYNLEALVKLFIPSRKKSVAGETILITGAGSGIGRLMALEFASMGVTLVLWDISQDGNKETVRLVKQKGAARVHSYICDCSNKAEVYSVADQVKREVGDVTILINNAGIVTGTKFMSAPDSLIEKSMEVNSNAHFWTYKAFLPAMIASNHGHLVSIASSAGLIGVNGLADYCASKFAAVGFAESVALELLATKKNGVKTTIVCPFFINTGMFDGAITKWPVLMPILEPDYVAKRIVRAIQTDQVYLYMPRILYLVLALKNILPTKMGLLLGDYLGAFNFMDAFKGHGKKD